The nucleotide window GGCCATATTCCAAACTTCGAAAAAATTTCGTTACATAATATCCGAGAAAATGGAACAAAAAGTGATAATAATGAAAGAGCGAAAATCGATTTCCCGGGCAAAATTAAGGCTTCAATTGTCCAGAACAAATCTAAAAAACAACAAAAGCAGAAGTTAAGGGCTCCCATCGTGATGCTACTCTATCGGGACGCCGTCCTTCGTCCTCGGCGCGAGCCACTTCATGAGCCTTTGCGGGTCTTTGGTTCTGATGATTATCGTTATCGGGCCCAGCGGGGATTCCTCGTTGAAGTTCACCACGCCAGCGTAGGCCGCCTGCTTGTTTACCTTCACGATGATTTCCTCGCCGAAGTAGCCCTCCTCCAAGAAGGAGCGCGCGGTGTCCAGTATCGCCTGGCCGCGGAAGAGTTCGTAGAGCCTGCTGAGGGCCTTTCTGCTCCCCGTTTTACCGGTCAGAATGATGTAGCCGCCCCTGTCAAACGCCTCGAATTCCAGGTCAGGGACAAGGTTCAGCATGGCTTTCTTGACCTTCTCGATGTCCTCTGTCGGGTAAACGTAAGCCTCAACCTCGACTTCCTCGAAGAGTTCCATCTTCTCACCCAGAAGAAGCTCGCGGGAAGGCTTATAAACCCAACCGCCCAAGTAGTTAGGGTGGCCTAATAGTGTTAGAGAACTTCGTGGCCAATCTTGCGGAGTGGATACTGAGCATCTCAAACGGCGAAATCATGTGGGTTGCGTTCTACGCTGGACTTTTCGTCGCCCTCATGACATCTTTCGGAGCTATGGTGGCGATATTCGCCAAGAGCCTCCCCGAGGGCGGCGTTGACTTTGCCCTCAGCTTCGCCGCAGGCGTGATGATAGTGGCGGCCTTCACGAGCCTCATTCTGCCGGCGATAGATATCACAGGCTCCTTCATGCCGGCCGGAATCGGGATAGCCCTTGGGGTGCTGCTCATCTACGCCATAGACCGCTTTCTCCCACACGAGCACCTTGTTAAAGGCTACGAGGGACCCAAATCCATGAAAGACAAGCTGAGGAAGGTCTGGCTTCTCGTTATAGCGGTGATAATCCACAATCTGCCGGAGGGACTCGCCGTTGGGACGTCCCTCGTCTACAACCTTGAGGTCGGTCTGGTGACCACCATAGCCATTGGAATCCAGGACTTTCCGGAGGGAACGGTCGTCTCACTGCCCCTCGCGACGATACAGAAGAAGCGCCTCCAGCCGATAGCGATGGGCGTGCTGAGCGGCTTCGCCGAGATGGCGATGGTTCTGGTCGGGGCGTATTTCTTCAGCCTCTTTGCCTGGCTTTTGCCGTACGGCCTCGGTTTAGCAGGAGGGGCGATGCTCTACGTGACAGTAAAGGAGATGATACCCGAGATATACAGGGGAGAAAAGGGCGACACGCTGATAACCCTGGGGTTCTTCCTGGGCTTCTACGTGATGCTGTTCCTCGACTCAATGCTCGGCTAAAATCCTGTCAACGAGCTCCCTCACCCTTTTTTCGTACTCCTCTCTGCTGCAGTCGTTCACTACCATGTGGTCGGCCATCGCGATGACGTTCCCTATGCCGAACTTAAGCTCCTTCCAGTCGCGCTCCTCGAAGTCCTCCCACGTTCTCGGGTCGTCGTGCCTTCCACGAGCTTTGAGCCTCTCGAAGCGGGTGTGCGGTGGCGTGTGGACGGCTAGTATTACTATCTCCTCGTCCGGAAAAGCGCTCCTGAAGGTTCCAACCTCGTCGAGGGAGCGAACGCCGTCTATAACGACGACCCTGCTGCCCTCAAGGAGGCGCCTCACCTTCTCAACGGTAAGCTTTGCCACCGCGTTCTGACCCAGCTCCTGCCTCAACCGTATGCTGACCTTGGCAACGTTCTCCTTGGTAAGTTCTAGACCGCGCTTTACGGTCTCCTCCCTCACGACGTCCCCCATAGAAACGCTCGGAAAGCCTCTCCTCTCGAATTCCTTGACGATCCTGCTCTTTCCCGAACCAGGCATTCCGGTCACGATGATTATCATAGTGCCCACGCCCGAGTAAAATAGGGGGATTTAAAAAGATTGGCCCTCACTTCAGGAAAGCATCGAGGGTTCCCTTCCGGGCTTTTTCCACCTTTTTGAGGTCCTTTTTAGCACCCTTCGGTATTTCCACGCCGAAGTACCGGAACAAACCTTCAACCACCTTCATTCCAATGCCCTCAACCTCCAGGAGGTCCCTCACCTTGGCGTGCATTATGTCCTCCTGGCTCCTGAAGCCGGCGTTGTAGAGTGCTCTAGCTCTCTTCCTTCCGATGTTGGGCAGTTTAACCAGCTCGAGGAGCTCCTCACGAACTCCGTGGCGCAGGCGGAGGTGCAGGTCTCTCAGATAGTTCAGCACGTCTTCGTTTGGCTCAAAGAGCTTGTAGAGCTCTATCAGGGAATACATCAGCCAGTCCGCGAGCTCCAGAATTCTGTAGAGGTCTCCAGGGTCTATGCTGTAGGTCTCGTATATCCTCGCCTCCGGAACCTCGTTTATCCAGTCGAGGAGAACTTTAGCCGTCTTCACCTGGCTGAGGAAGCCCTGGAAACGCGAGTCCTCGTAGTAGGGGATGTTTGTGTAAAGCTTATCCTCCATCTCATAGGCCAGGTCAAGGTAGTCCTCCATCTCCCTCCTCCGGGCGTTCAGCGTGGCCATGTCCGGCGTCGAGGCCATCAGCTGGAAGATTCCGAAGGGATTTGGGTTGTTCTCAATTGCCGGAAAGGCGTCCTTGAATTTCTTCGCCGTGAAGGGGTCTATGTAAAGCTGGGAGGTGCGTTTTCCAAAGGGCAGGGGCATGAAGCGGTCGTTCATGTCCATGTCGATGAACCCGTTCTCAATGAGGAAGTAGACGACGTTTTTGGCCTTGTACTCAAGCGAGGCTATATCCCCCCGCTGGTGGGCGTAGAAAGTCCTCTCAAGGAAAGAAACCAGCTCCCGGAAGTTGCCTATTCCGAAGTTGGTCACGAGCGCCAGAACCTGGCTTCTGAAAGCCTGCTCGTTGGCGAGCATCGAGAAGAGCTTCTCGGGCTTACCGTGGATGTATCTCTCCACCAGCTTTCTCGGCTCCTCGGTCCTTGCGACGATTATTGCCTCTCCGACTCTGTCGTACTTTGGCCTTCCTGCCCTTCCCATCATCTGCTGTATCTCGAGGACCGGTATATCCGTCCAGCCGAAGCCGGCATAGCGCTTGGTGTCCCTTATGATAACGCGGAACGCCGGGAGGTTTATTCCGGCAGAAAGGGTCGGAGTGGCCGTTATCACCTTAATCAAGCCCTCACGGAAGGCATCTTCTATCATGGTCCTCTCAACCCTGCTCAGCCCTGCGTGGTGAAAGGCCACTCCACTGCGAATGGCCCTCTTAAGCTTCTCGTTGGTCGGGTTCTCCTCAAGGGAATCCGCAAGCTCCTTAAGCTGCCTCGTTTCAGGCTTGGTCAGAAGTTTTGATATCTTTGAAGACAGGGAGACGGCTTCCTTCTCAGCCGAGCGACGGGTGTTGACGAACACCAGCGCCTGTTTGCCCCTCCCGACAGCGTCAATGACCAAACTCTCCCAGTTCTCAGGGTAGCGGTCTATTTTGCCGTCCTCCCAGAAGAGCTGGCCGATGTGGAATACCCCTCTCCTGAGCTGAACCGGGCGCCAGTCGCTCATAACCAGCGCGGCATCGAGCCACTCTGCCAGCTCCTCGGCGTTTCCAACGGTGGCGCTTAAAGCTAAAATCTGGGCCTTTCCAAGCATGTGGCTGAGTATCATCTCGAGGGTAGCACCGCGGTCGTAGGAGCCTATGAGGTGGACCTCGTCGGCAACGACCAGTTTGACGTCCTCAATCCAGTTGGAGCCATGCCTCAGGAGGGAGTCGAACTTCTCAGCGGTGGCGATTATTACATCGTAGCGCCCGAGCCACTCGTCGGTGGAGTCGTAGTCGCCGGTCGTTGCGGCCACGCGGAGGCCCAGAACCTCCCATTCCTTGAACTCGCGGTACTTCTCCTCCGCAAGAGCCTTCAGGGGGACGAGATAGACCGCCTTACCCCCCTCCCGGAGAAGCTTGTTGACCATGACTATCTCGCTCACGAGGGTCTTCCCGCTCGCCGTGGGGATAGCCAGAACGAGGTTTTTTCCCTCCAGGACGCCGCTCTTCAAAGCTTCTGCCTGCGGCGGGTACAGCTCCTCTATTCCCCTCTCACGGATTATCCTCTTTATCCTCTCATCCACTGGAAGCTCCTCAACCCTCATAGCCCTCAGCTCCGGGACTATTCCTCCGGCGGTTTTATATGCTTATCCCACGTACTAAACGGGGGGGAAGTATGAGGCTGAGGGTTCCCTACGTGCTCTTCGAGACAAGGACCGGGAGGTACGGTGTGGATGCTTACTTTTCGCTGAGGGTAGAGAAACCCGAGAGGCGTGCAACGCTGATAAGAAAGGCCGAAGACCTCCAGCGGCTCGAGGCCAGACCTCGAGGGGCCCTGCTGGAAGAGGACTCCCTGAGGAACTACCTGACTTCCCTCTTCGTGACCCTCTACGACCTCAGCGGCGAGAGGTTCAACGAAAGAGCCAGACACATGAGGCGCTGGAACATCTGGAGAATCATCGGCATACCAACCGGCCACCAGCGGCACGTGGACAGGGACGAGGAGCTGGCTCGGAAGAACAGGGAAGCCCTGCTGGCCCTGGCGATAATGAGGAAGGTTCTCGGGATAAAGAGTCCCGCGGAGCTGGAGGAAACCGTGGTGAAACCCAGGGGCTATGCAGTCCTCGAGTTCGAGGTGAACGGTGGGGAAGTGGGCGACCCCGTTTACAGGGAACTGTTCAAAATAGACTCCAACGCAGGAATGGCACTCCAGTGGCTGAGAAGGGAAAAGAGGGAATAGAAAAATCACGCCTTTCCGTAGAGCCAGCAGGCGACGTAGTGGCCGTTCTCGACCTCCACCAGCGGGGGCTCTTTCCTGTCGCAGAGTCCCGCCTTGGCAAACGGACATCTCGGGTGGAAGCGGCATCCAGCGGGCGGGTTTATCGGGCTCGGCGGCTCTCCTTCTACCTTCATGCGCTTCGCCTTGAGTTCCCTCGACAGCTCCGGGTCGGGAACGGGTATGGCGGACAGCAGGAACTTGGTGTACGGATGGAGGGGATTTTCGAAGATCTCTTCCGCCGGCCCGACCTCAACGAGCTTTCCAAGGTACATAACGCCCATCCTGTGGCTCATGTACTTGACGACGCCGAGGTCGTGGCTGATGAACAGGTACGTGAAGCCGAACTCCCTCTGGAGGTCCTTGAGGGTGTTGAGGATATTGGCCTGAACCGAAACGTCGAGGGCCGAGGTGGGCTCGTCGAGGACTATGAACTCCGGCCTGAGGGCCAGCAGTCTGGCGAGGGCTATTCTCTGCCTCTGACCGCCGCTGAACTCATGCGGATAGCGGTAGAGGTGCATCTCGTTGAGGCCGACGCTCTCCAGGAGCCTTATCACGAACTCCTCGGGATCATCAACCTCTATGCCGTGGAAGCGGACGGGCTCCATGATGACCTCGAAGACCGTCTGCCTGGGGTTGAGTGAGGAGTAGGGGTCCTGGAACATGATCTGGGCCTTCCGCCTGAACCACTTCATCTCCTCGCCCTTGAGCTTCGTGACGTCCCTGCCCTGGAAGATGATTTGACCGCTGGTGGGTTCGATGAGGCGGAGGATGGTCCTTCCGGTGGTTGTTTTTCCACAGCCACTCTCTCCGACGAGACCGAAGGTTTCACCCCGGTTTATCCTGAAGCTGACGTCGTCAACGGCCTTGACGTAGCCCTCGGTTCTGAAAAGGCCCCTGATGGGGAAATACTTCTTGAGGTTTTTAACTTCAAGTATCGGCTCGCTCATGGTATCACCTCAGTAAAGGTGGCACGCTACGAAGTGACCGGGCTCTATCTCCTTCAGCTCGGGGACCCTATCCTTGCAGACGCCCATAACCCTCGGGCACCTCGGGTGGAAGCGGCATCCTCCGGGCGGCTCTATCAGGTTGGGAACCGTTCCCGGGATGGTCTCGAGCCGCTCTATCTTGGCCAGCGGGTTGGGAACTGCCCTGAGGAGACCCTGCGTGTACGGGTGGAGCGGGTTCTTGAATATCTGGTCAACGGAGCCTATCTCGACTATTTTACCCGCGTACATGACGGCAACGCGGTCGGCCATTTCCGCGACGACACCCATGTTGTGGGTGATGAGTATCACGGTGGTGCTGTACTCGCGCTTGAGCTTGTTCATCAGCTCGAGTATCTGGGCCTGGACCGTGACGTCGAGAGCTGTAGTAGGCTCGTCGGCGATGAGTATCTTGGGGTTGTTGGCGACGCCCGTTCCGATGACGACACGCTGTTTCATTCCTCCGCTCATCTCATGGGGGTAGTTCTTCACCCTGTTCTCCGGGTCGGGGATGAGAACACGGTGGAGAATATCAACGGCCTTCTTAAAGCCCTCCTTCCAATCCTTGACCGTGTTGTGAACCACCATTCCCTCGGCTATCTGGTACCCCACCGTGTAGAGCGGGTCGAGAGAGGCATGGGGGTCCTGGAAGATGTAAGCTATCTCCTTGCCCCTTATGTCCCTTATCTCCTCAGCGCCCAGCTTTAGGAGATCGACGGTTGAACCATCCTCTCTGTGGTAAATCACGCTGCCCTCCACGATCTTTCCGGGGCTCTCGATGAGCTGGGTGAGGGCGCGCGAGGTGACGCTCTTTCCACAGCCTGTTTCCCCGACGAGAGCAAAGGTCTCACCGCGGTAAACGTCGAAGGAGACCCTCTCAATGGCCTTGACTATTCCAGCGTAGGTGTAAAAGTGGACGGTCAGGTCGCGAACCTCAAGGATTGGCTCAGGCATTGCTCTCACCCTCCTTGCTCTTCTTGACCTTGAACTCTATGCTCCTCCTCGTCTTCGGGTCGAGGATGTCCCTCATCGTGTCTCCGAGGAGGTTCCAGCCGAGGGCAACGAGCATGATCATCAGGCCGGAGAAGGTGACCAGCCACCACTTCTCTGGGAAGTACTGGGAGCCGTCGTAGACTATCCTGCCCCAGTCGGCTATCGGGGGAGTGGCACCGAGGCCCAGGAAGCTCAGGCCGGCCTCCATCAAAATCACACCACCGAAGTCGAGGGTGATGTAGACCAGTATCGGGCCGATGATGTTGGGGAGTATATGCTTGAACATTATCGTCCTGGAGCCGAGTCCTATGGCGCGAGCGGCTTCGACGTAGAGGTTCTCCCTCTCGGTGAGGGTTGAACCGCGTGTTATCCTGGCGTAGGCAGGCCACCAGACGATTATCATCGCCAGTATGACGGCGAGGAGCTTTCCGAGGTTGCCTGCGTCCTGAGGTTCAAGCGCGAAGAGCCACAGCACGAAGCTCTGGACGGACTCATGGGTGGAGATGAAGTTCTGAAGCCTCTGCGGGAGCACGGCGGAGAAGGCCATGGCGAGGATGAGCGCCGGAAAGGCCAGGAACACATCGGTGATGCGCATGACCAGCTCGTCAACCTTACCGCCGTAGTAGCCCGCTATGAGGCCCAGAATGATGCCCAGGGGCACGCCGAGGACTATGACGATTATGGATATCACCAGCGAGACCCTGGCTCCGTAGAGGATGAGGCTGACGAGGTCCCTACCGAAGTTGTCCGCACCGAGAGTGTAGTGGATGTTCGTGGTGTACTGGATGATGTTGTCCCCCCTAAGCTCGGTAACGTTCAGGAAGTACGTCGAGCCGGGCGGGGCGAGATAGGTGCTCATGTTGTAGTTGGTCGGGAAGAACCTGTAGTTCCACGTGGCGAGGCTGGGGC belongs to Thermococcus camini and includes:
- a CDS encoding ATP-dependent DNA helicase, with the protein product MRVEELPVDERIKRIIRERGIEELYPPQAEALKSGVLEGKNLVLAIPTASGKTLVSEIVMVNKLLREGGKAVYLVPLKALAEEKYREFKEWEVLGLRVAATTGDYDSTDEWLGRYDVIIATAEKFDSLLRHGSNWIEDVKLVVADEVHLIGSYDRGATLEMILSHMLGKAQILALSATVGNAEELAEWLDAALVMSDWRPVQLRRGVFHIGQLFWEDGKIDRYPENWESLVIDAVGRGKQALVFVNTRRSAEKEAVSLSSKISKLLTKPETRQLKELADSLEENPTNEKLKRAIRSGVAFHHAGLSRVERTMIEDAFREGLIKVITATPTLSAGINLPAFRVIIRDTKRYAGFGWTDIPVLEIQQMMGRAGRPKYDRVGEAIIVARTEEPRKLVERYIHGKPEKLFSMLANEQAFRSQVLALVTNFGIGNFRELVSFLERTFYAHQRGDIASLEYKAKNVVYFLIENGFIDMDMNDRFMPLPFGKRTSQLYIDPFTAKKFKDAFPAIENNPNPFGIFQLMASTPDMATLNARRREMEDYLDLAYEMEDKLYTNIPYYEDSRFQGFLSQVKTAKVLLDWINEVPEARIYETYSIDPGDLYRILELADWLMYSLIELYKLFEPNEDVLNYLRDLHLRLRHGVREELLELVKLPNIGRKRARALYNAGFRSQEDIMHAKVRDLLEVEGIGMKVVEGLFRYFGVEIPKGAKKDLKKVEKARKGTLDAFLK
- a CDS encoding ABC transporter ATP-binding protein, which encodes MSEPILEVKNLKKYFPIRGLFRTEGYVKAVDDVSFRINRGETFGLVGESGCGKTTTGRTILRLIEPTSGQIIFQGRDVTKLKGEEMKWFRRKAQIMFQDPYSSLNPRQTVFEVIMEPVRFHGIEVDDPEEFVIRLLESVGLNEMHLYRYPHEFSGGQRQRIALARLLALRPEFIVLDEPTSALDVSVQANILNTLKDLQREFGFTYLFISHDLGVVKYMSHRMGVMYLGKLVEVGPAEEIFENPLHPYTKFLLSAIPVPDPELSRELKAKRMKVEGEPPSPINPPAGCRFHPRCPFAKAGLCDRKEPPLVEVENGHYVACWLYGKA
- a CDS encoding ABC transporter permease, which gives rise to MGREEYKSNVLDRLSDKLVEGFGSFISLFKKDWKKKNRSKMEEWKLMLYALNRSPPGLIGLALVLMFVLLGIFGPSLATWNYRFFPTNYNMSTYLAPPGSTYFLNVTELRGDNIIQYTTNIHYTLGADNFGRDLVSLILYGARVSLVISIIVIVLGVPLGIILGLIAGYYGGKVDELVMRITDVFLAFPALILAMAFSAVLPQRLQNFISTHESVQSFVLWLFALEPQDAGNLGKLLAVILAMIIVWWPAYARITRGSTLTERENLYVEAARAIGLGSRTIMFKHILPNIIGPILVYITLDFGGVILMEAGLSFLGLGATPPIADWGRIVYDGSQYFPEKWWLVTFSGLMIMLVALGWNLLGDTMRDILDPKTRRSIEFKVKKSKEGESNA
- a CDS encoding RNA-binding domain-containing protein, producing MELFEEVEVEAYVYPTEDIEKVKKAMLNLVPDLEFEAFDRGGYIILTGKTGSRKALSRLYELFRGQAILDTARSFLEEGYFGEEIIVKVNKQAAYAGVVNFNEESPLGPITIIIRTKDPQRLMKWLAPRTKDGVPIE
- a CDS encoding dephospho-CoA kinase; this encodes MIIIVTGMPGSGKSRIVKEFERRGFPSVSMGDVVREETVKRGLELTKENVAKVSIRLRQELGQNAVAKLTVEKVRRLLEGSRVVVIDGVRSLDEVGTFRSAFPDEEIVILAVHTPPHTRFERLKARGRHDDPRTWEDFEERDWKELKFGIGNVIAMADHMVVNDCSREEYEKRVRELVDRILAEH
- a CDS encoding ZIP family metal transporter, which produces MLENFVANLAEWILSISNGEIMWVAFYAGLFVALMTSFGAMVAIFAKSLPEGGVDFALSFAAGVMIVAAFTSLILPAIDITGSFMPAGIGIALGVLLIYAIDRFLPHEHLVKGYEGPKSMKDKLRKVWLLVIAVIIHNLPEGLAVGTSLVYNLEVGLVTTIAIGIQDFPEGTVVSLPLATIQKKRLQPIAMGVLSGFAEMAMVLVGAYFFSLFAWLLPYGLGLAGGAMLYVTVKEMIPEIYRGEKGDTLITLGFFLGFYVMLFLDSMLG
- a CDS encoding ABC transporter ATP-binding protein; translated protein: MPEPILEVRDLTVHFYTYAGIVKAIERVSFDVYRGETFALVGETGCGKSVTSRALTQLIESPGKIVEGSVIYHREDGSTVDLLKLGAEEIRDIRGKEIAYIFQDPHASLDPLYTVGYQIAEGMVVHNTVKDWKEGFKKAVDILHRVLIPDPENRVKNYPHEMSGGMKQRVVIGTGVANNPKILIADEPTTALDVTVQAQILELMNKLKREYSTTVILITHNMGVVAEMADRVAVMYAGKIVEIGSVDQIFKNPLHPYTQGLLRAVPNPLAKIERLETIPGTVPNLIEPPGGCRFHPRCPRVMGVCKDRVPELKEIEPGHFVACHLY
- a CDS encoding globin family protein, encoding MRLRVPYVLFETRTGRYGVDAYFSLRVEKPERRATLIRKAEDLQRLEARPRGALLEEDSLRNYLTSLFVTLYDLSGERFNERARHMRRWNIWRIIGIPTGHQRHVDRDEELARKNREALLALAIMRKVLGIKSPAELEETVVKPRGYAVLEFEVNGGEVGDPVYRELFKIDSNAGMALQWLRREKRE